One region of Thalassophryne amazonica chromosome 16, fThaAma1.1, whole genome shotgun sequence genomic DNA includes:
- the mcrip1 gene encoding mapk-regulated corepressor-interacting protein 1 isoform X2 → MQQRMVNSYKRTSSPRSPTNSGELFTPAHEENVRFIHESWQCVLRDIRSTQNSERSDRGPQEYVEKNPNPNLHAFTPVDLSDLKKRITQDSKKS, encoded by the exons GATGGTGAATAGTTACAAGCGGACTTCAAGCCCCCGGTCACCTACCAACAGTGGGGAACTCTTCACTCCAGCACATGAGGAAAATGTGCGCTTTATCCATGAAA GTTGGCAGTGTGTGCTCAGAGACATCAGATCAACACAAAATAGCGAACGCAGTGACCGTGGACCACAGGAATATGTGGAGAAGAACCCAAATCCTAACCTACATG CTTTCACACCAGTGGACCTGAGTGACCTCAAGAAACGCATCACACAGGACTCTAAGAAATCCTAG
- the mcrip1 gene encoding mapk-regulated corepressor-interacting protein 1 isoform X3 → MTRMVNSYKRTSSPRSPTNSGELFTPAHEENVRFIHESWQCVLRDIRSTQNSERSDRGPQEYVEKNPNPNLHAFTPVDLSDLKKRITQDSKKS, encoded by the exons GATGGTGAATAGTTACAAGCGGACTTCAAGCCCCCGGTCACCTACCAACAGTGGGGAACTCTTCACTCCAGCACATGAGGAAAATGTGCGCTTTATCCATGAAA GTTGGCAGTGTGTGCTCAGAGACATCAGATCAACACAAAATAGCGAACGCAGTGACCGTGGACCACAGGAATATGTGGAGAAGAACCCAAATCCTAACCTACATG CTTTCACACCAGTGGACCTGAGTGACCTCAAGAAACGCATCACACAGGACTCTAAGAAATCCTAG
- the mcrip1 gene encoding mapk-regulated corepressor-interacting protein 1 isoform X1 has translation MTSSSAPRMVNSYKRTSSPRSPTNSGELFTPAHEENVRFIHESWQCVLRDIRSTQNSERSDRGPQEYVEKNPNPNLHAFTPVDLSDLKKRITQDSKKS, from the exons CTCATCTGCTCCCAGGATGGTGAATAGTTACAAGCGGACTTCAAGCCCCCGGTCACCTACCAACAGTGGGGAACTCTTCACTCCAGCACATGAGGAAAATGTGCGCTTTATCCATGAAA GTTGGCAGTGTGTGCTCAGAGACATCAGATCAACACAAAATAGCGAACGCAGTGACCGTGGACCACAGGAATATGTGGAGAAGAACCCAAATCCTAACCTACATG CTTTCACACCAGTGGACCTGAGTGACCTCAAGAAACGCATCACACAGGACTCTAAGAAATCCTAG